From the genome of Geobacter sp. SVR, one region includes:
- the dndD gene encoding DNA sulfur modification protein DndD, translating to MGRKMIFNKLAVTNLGNFSGTHVLRLRASDPQSSKPIVLFGGLNGAGKTTIFDAIKLSLYGSEMFGAISTAKYHEYLKQKIHCSKVTVVQPNNASIAVEFEYAHLGAVHTYLVERMWEVAGKKVHETLTIEKNGNPLDDIERDGWQDFIKEIIPLGLSQLFFFDGEKIQKMMSDDSSEELKRSILSLLGLDLVERLQADLKIYRSKFLKELSTENFTRDITALEAQLEETETQINIVMDDKASLENSIQHLNSRITDYRNKMAAQGEGYYRNRVSLEEKQGSLESDIDSLKDKLRELAAGLLPLAIVSTYAMKLKKQIENESKYKANTLLSENLKKKHDEMLSIISSSGFLKIDGLDSRTLRKIKSQLKTEIEILFSVETKQEKQSEIFGFSQKQALEILGLIERAVNVIPSEMAVLTDMYEVKFRELRDTIAQLAKVPDEEFIKPMYETLDGLNIELGGITEKQATLDVQLAELTSTRSELVRKIEQINHKIAASNEQDEKLQSVLKVEKVLAKYHLHLAKQKINSLQEEFTKIFKVVHRKDDMIARVEIDPETFSVTLYDRRERLINKSSLSSGELEIYAMSMLWALAKTSGQKLPFIVDTPLARLDSKHRDNLIELFFPKASHQMMIFSTNTEVDQQYFNRLRPHVANAYNLEYCEESKSTVVKEGYFWN from the coding sequence TTGGGTCGCAAAATGATATTTAATAAACTGGCAGTGACAAATCTCGGTAATTTTTCCGGTACGCATGTGTTACGGCTTCGTGCGAGTGATCCCCAAAGCAGTAAACCTATCGTCCTTTTTGGTGGCCTGAACGGTGCGGGTAAAACCACTATTTTTGATGCCATCAAGCTCAGTTTGTATGGTTCAGAAATGTTTGGTGCCATTAGCACTGCCAAGTATCACGAATACCTGAAACAGAAAATCCACTGTTCCAAGGTTACGGTGGTTCAGCCAAACAACGCCTCGATTGCCGTGGAGTTTGAGTATGCACATCTCGGAGCGGTTCATACCTATCTGGTGGAACGGATGTGGGAAGTCGCGGGCAAGAAAGTGCATGAAACCTTGACCATTGAAAAGAATGGTAATCCGTTGGATGACATTGAAAGAGATGGATGGCAGGACTTCATCAAGGAGATCATCCCACTGGGATTGTCGCAACTATTCTTTTTTGACGGTGAAAAAATTCAAAAGATGATGTCCGACGATAGTAGTGAAGAACTGAAGAGGTCAATCCTGTCCTTGCTGGGACTAGATCTAGTCGAACGATTGCAAGCGGATTTAAAGATCTATCGGAGTAAGTTTCTTAAAGAACTTTCTACGGAAAACTTCACCAGGGATATTACAGCACTGGAAGCACAATTAGAAGAGACCGAAACGCAAATCAACATCGTGATGGATGACAAAGCCTCATTGGAAAACTCAATTCAACATTTGAATAGTCGAATCACGGATTACAGGAATAAAATGGCGGCACAGGGCGAAGGATATTATCGCAACCGAGTCAGTCTTGAAGAGAAGCAAGGTAGTCTTGAGAGTGATATTGATTCGCTCAAGGACAAATTACGAGAGCTGGCAGCCGGCTTGCTGCCGTTGGCGATAGTGTCAACGTATGCCATGAAACTGAAGAAGCAGATTGAGAATGAAAGCAAGTATAAGGCAAATACGTTGCTGTCTGAAAACCTTAAGAAAAAACATGATGAAATGCTTTCGATCATCAGCTCGTCGGGCTTCTTGAAAATTGATGGTCTTGATTCACGCACTCTCCGAAAGATTAAGTCCCAACTTAAAACTGAAATTGAAATACTTTTTTCGGTTGAAACCAAGCAGGAAAAACAATCGGAGATTTTTGGATTTTCACAGAAACAGGCATTGGAAATTCTGGGGTTGATTGAAAGAGCTGTCAACGTGATCCCATCTGAAATGGCTGTCTTGACTGATATGTATGAAGTCAAATTTCGAGAATTGCGAGATACTATTGCCCAACTTGCCAAGGTGCCGGATGAAGAGTTCATTAAACCAATGTATGAAACGCTGGACGGTCTGAATATTGAGCTTGGTGGGATTACCGAGAAGCAAGCCACTCTGGACGTACAGTTGGCGGAACTGACCAGTACCCGTAGTGAACTGGTCCGCAAGATTGAACAGATAAACCATAAAATTGCGGCTTCCAACGAGCAGGATGAAAAGCTGCAATCTGTGCTGAAGGTGGAGAAAGTGTTGGCAAAGTATCATCTGCACCTCGCCAAACAAAAAATCAACAGCTTGCAAGAGGAGTTCACAAAAATTTTCAAGGTGGTTCATCGCAAGGACGATATGATTGCCCGGGTCGAAATTGATCCTGAAACCTTCTCTGTCACTTTGTATGACCGCAGGGAAAGGCTTATCAACAAGAGCAGTTTGTCATCCGGCGAATTGGAAATTTATGCCATGTCCATGCTGTGGGCCTTGGCAAAAACCTCCGGGCAAAAGCTGCCATTCATCGTAGATACACCCTTGGCGCGTCTGGATTCAAAGCACCGGGATAATCTTATCGAACTGTTTTTCCCGAAGGCATCGCATCAGATGATGATTTTTTCCACCAACACTGAAGTCGATCAACAATACTTCAACCGGCTCCGCCCACACGTAGCTAATGCATATAATCTTGAATATTGCGAAGAAAGCAAATCGACTGTGGTAAAGGAAGGCTACTTTTGGAACTGA
- the dndE gene encoding DNA sulfur modification protein DndE produces MELSGLNFKRIKLSQESTKKLQLFKSRTGLTPNVACRLALGISIAENGIPALELFTEESGQEINRYTLLGEHELVLTSLFLQWCHEKHIKAKDRDDYFLAHINRGVELLVNRVRGLENLAQLIKAN; encoded by the coding sequence TTGGAACTGAGCGGACTAAATTTCAAGCGCATCAAGCTTTCGCAGGAATCAACCAAGAAACTGCAATTGTTTAAGAGCCGCACCGGCCTGACGCCGAACGTCGCCTGTCGTCTTGCCTTGGGTATTTCCATTGCCGAAAATGGCATACCGGCGCTGGAACTGTTTACTGAGGAATCTGGGCAGGAGATCAATCGCTACACCTTATTGGGTGAGCATGAACTGGTACTTACATCACTGTTCCTGCAATGGTGCCATGAAAAGCACATCAAGGCTAAGGATAGAGATGATTATTTCCTCGCCCATATCAATCGCGGTGTTGAGTTGCTTGTGAATCGCGTCCGGGGGCTGGAAAATTTGGCGCAGTTGATAAAGGCAAACTGA
- a CDS encoding cysteine desulfurase family protein, producing MEEPIYLDHNATTPVDRRVLEKMLPYFCEVYGNAASIDHIHGNKAKQAVDEARQTIAKLLGCRKESEIVFTSGATEANNLALIGAFRKFRDKGRHIISSIIEHPAVLDTLNYLKCEGAEITLVPVDACGVIDLEALEAAITKETILISVMFANNEIGTIQPIKEIGALAKSKSILFHTDAAQAAGHEKINVYDMDIDLLSFSAHKFCGPKGIGGLFVRSYSPLIKLSPISFGGGHEKGMRSGTLNVPGIVGMAEALSLANKEMKAENNRLMEVASLICQRIQQTFPDIKLNGHPQKRLSHNLNLTIPGVEAKALIHLLKNKLSFSAGSACSTVKVEPSHVLKSIGITDEEAFQTIRLGLGQSTLDAQRIADALIQGILRIKG from the coding sequence ATGGAAGAACCGATCTATCTCGACCATAACGCCACAACACCAGTTGACAGGCGGGTGTTGGAGAAAATGTTGCCGTATTTCTGCGAGGTCTACGGCAATGCTGCCAGTATCGATCATATCCACGGGAATAAGGCGAAACAGGCTGTTGATGAGGCACGGCAAACCATCGCAAAGCTTCTTGGCTGCCGTAAGGAGAGTGAGATTGTCTTTACCAGTGGTGCGACTGAAGCAAACAATCTGGCCTTGATCGGGGCGTTTCGCAAGTTTCGGGATAAAGGCCGTCACATCATCTCATCCATAATTGAGCATCCTGCTGTGCTGGATACCCTGAACTATCTGAAATGTGAGGGTGCCGAGATAACGCTCGTGCCGGTGGACGCTTGTGGAGTTATTGATCTTGAAGCATTGGAAGCGGCCATTACCAAGGAAACCATCTTAATCTCGGTAATGTTTGCCAATAATGAAATCGGCACAATCCAGCCGATCAAAGAGATCGGCGCATTGGCTAAATCAAAAAGCATTCTCTTTCATACTGACGCCGCTCAGGCAGCTGGCCACGAGAAGATCAACGTCTATGATATGGACATTGACTTGTTGTCTTTTAGTGCTCACAAGTTCTGCGGTCCAAAAGGCATTGGCGGGCTTTTTGTCCGCTCTTATTCACCGTTGATCAAGCTAAGCCCAATTTCCTTCGGTGGCGGCCACGAAAAGGGGATGCGTTCGGGAACGCTGAATGTGCCGGGAATTGTCGGAATGGCGGAAGCCCTGTCCTTAGCGAATAAAGAGATGAAAGCTGAAAATAATCGGCTGATGGAGGTAGCGAGCCTGATTTGCCAACGAATTCAGCAAACATTTCCGGACATCAAGCTCAACGGGCATCCTCAGAAGAGGCTTTCCCATAATCTGAATCTTACCATCCCCGGTGTTGAGGCAAAGGCCCTAATCCATCTGCTGAAAAACAAACTCTCATTTTCAGCTGGCTCAGCCTGTTCCACAGTCAAGGTCGAACCCTCACATGTTCTGAAATCAATTGGTATCACCGATGAAGAAGCTTTTCAGACAATCAGGCTTGGACTCGGGCAATCCACTCTCGATGCCCAACGAATTGCGGATGCTCTCATCCAGGGTATTCTCCGAATAAAGGGATAA
- a CDS encoding NB-ARC domain-containing protein, with translation MPLNSDRDPASELLSPDEAAHFLGVTPELLFAYAVYPPKKAAGDDFTLKYTSEGGCEGFLRADLETFDEYLRQPWSELGTPRPSLPSYIGDYLKVECGGKCARCGRGYKLENAHIVPYAESRSHHHHNLIRLCVECHEKFETKRLIPYSELNELKLRLIAEIRDRLLPRLNTTQSVVGRMPNPASQFIGRQHDLGELVETLRQKRSVSIEGPGGIGKTQILLNALKLSSDPRPVLWMNIEAYRTVNDLKRALLSALSKPGSPADSCSIVDMLADKEVRLVFDGVEQMSPADMDDIEDFFGTLLTMTTTPQFIFTSQVELINLDLEKRLQLDPISKESSLLILESALVPELRNFDCETEVLCSLVEFCQGHPLTLQITAGLLRYFKSASTVMEKIQRSGSVAIQNPTRRRQNTHTSLHACLSVSYQTLTFEQRKVLWMAAQCPAGFLVDMLAEAIEFGFVDYMADVAALRRWHLVDVNNTMPFGTRLYVLSPIRAFVNSEFHENSSHDIEELECLLVMDMTAQARFLDSNFMQVGDVALGLQLFSIELPNFLNGLQISLDRASEKSLKLAASMAGCLMVYCFVNGFVQLGIEILQMGADAAARIGNKHQASELLVRLLALAERSANTEIASSTVSELISLADDSSDPVLIANAANGRGVLAQMNKQTDVASEAFAVAAVEYEKIAQMTANKFGQTNENEYQGNFNWAKHMLAMTLKQQGTLHEHARRPVDALQYYERAIALVEEGSDQINIGSLLHHMGNCAAEMNQKQKAFEYYLAAANKFQTIQFEEYLSNSLAELGYLLVGWEPPSPFDSLLTEELMADGLLDVARQVERAFLPLSSELSGQCSQTLRKVFGIFILASFSSKNRLLADWAFHLREEVILSFVEQEGWGERSMGDKIWIMYLDLTLALAGSVSAVEQPDGIGTPSSLSEIEHYARLCYKYFDFGWEIFHPFEWLTIYLCRHRGLSAIQPDTLLSAAEAAETLGHDFSIFP, from the coding sequence ATGCCATTAAACTCTGATCGAGATCCCGCTTCAGAGCTTCTTAGCCCCGACGAGGCCGCCCATTTTCTCGGGGTCACTCCAGAGTTGTTATTTGCCTACGCTGTTTACCCACCCAAAAAAGCCGCTGGAGACGATTTTACCCTAAAATATACAAGTGAAGGTGGATGCGAAGGGTTTCTCCGCGCAGACCTTGAAACCTTCGACGAATACTTACGACAGCCGTGGTCAGAGCTTGGCACACCCCGCCCCTCACTTCCTTCATACATTGGTGATTACCTGAAGGTAGAGTGCGGCGGCAAATGCGCGAGGTGTGGGAGGGGCTACAAGCTTGAGAATGCTCACATAGTACCATACGCTGAGTCCCGTTCACACCACCACCACAATCTGATCCGTTTATGCGTTGAGTGTCATGAAAAGTTTGAGACCAAACGACTGATTCCATACTCTGAACTGAATGAACTCAAACTGCGGCTAATCGCCGAAATACGTGACCGTTTACTTCCACGTTTGAATACAACGCAAAGTGTAGTAGGTCGTATGCCTAATCCCGCATCGCAATTTATTGGCCGCCAACATGATCTGGGGGAGTTGGTTGAAACGCTCAGGCAGAAAAGGTCAGTAAGTATTGAGGGGCCTGGAGGAATTGGCAAGACTCAGATTTTGCTTAATGCTCTTAAGCTCAGTTCTGATCCACGTCCTGTTCTTTGGATGAATATTGAAGCTTACAGGACCGTGAACGATCTCAAACGTGCCTTGTTGTCAGCGCTTTCAAAGCCAGGCAGTCCTGCTGACTCTTGCTCGATTGTAGACATGTTAGCTGATAAAGAAGTTCGTCTCGTTTTTGATGGAGTCGAGCAAATGTCTCCTGCTGACATGGACGATATAGAGGATTTCTTCGGAACTCTCTTGACAATGACAACTACACCGCAGTTCATTTTCACGTCTCAGGTCGAATTGATCAACCTGGATCTTGAAAAACGTCTCCAGCTTGATCCTATTAGCAAAGAGTCCAGTTTACTAATTCTTGAATCTGCGCTTGTACCAGAATTGAGAAACTTTGACTGTGAGACAGAAGTACTGTGTTCACTGGTTGAGTTTTGTCAGGGGCATCCTCTTACGCTACAAATTACGGCAGGCCTCCTGAGGTACTTTAAGTCTGCATCAACAGTGATGGAGAAGATTCAAAGAAGCGGAAGTGTTGCGATCCAAAATCCTACACGCCGGCGGCAGAATACCCATACGTCTCTTCACGCTTGTTTGTCCGTGTCTTACCAAACTCTCACTTTTGAACAACGTAAAGTGCTCTGGATGGCAGCTCAGTGTCCGGCTGGTTTTCTTGTTGATATGCTGGCTGAAGCAATTGAATTCGGATTCGTTGATTATATGGCGGATGTTGCAGCCCTTCGTCGTTGGCATCTTGTAGATGTTAATAATACCATGCCATTTGGAACTCGACTCTATGTTCTTTCGCCAATTCGGGCGTTTGTCAATTCTGAGTTTCATGAAAATTCTTCTCATGATATTGAGGAACTTGAGTGTCTGCTTGTAATGGACATGACCGCGCAGGCGAGATTTCTTGATAGCAATTTCATGCAGGTCGGCGATGTGGCGTTGGGACTTCAATTGTTTAGCATCGAGTTACCTAATTTCTTGAATGGCTTGCAAATATCGCTGGATCGTGCGAGTGAGAAATCCCTTAAACTTGCCGCCAGCATGGCAGGATGCCTAATGGTATATTGCTTTGTCAACGGTTTCGTACAGCTTGGTATTGAGATATTGCAGATGGGGGCCGACGCAGCTGCGCGGATAGGGAATAAACATCAAGCAAGTGAGCTCTTAGTCCGCTTACTTGCCCTTGCCGAACGCTCCGCAAATACCGAAATAGCCAGTTCTACGGTTTCGGAGCTTATCAGTTTAGCAGATGACTCGTCAGACCCAGTTTTAATCGCCAATGCCGCGAATGGCCGCGGTGTGCTTGCTCAAATGAACAAACAAACTGATGTTGCATCTGAAGCCTTCGCAGTCGCTGCGGTTGAATATGAAAAAATTGCTCAGATGACAGCTAATAAGTTTGGTCAAACAAATGAGAATGAATATCAGGGCAATTTCAATTGGGCCAAACATATGTTGGCGATGACCCTAAAACAACAAGGTACACTGCATGAACACGCCAGACGACCAGTTGATGCCTTACAATATTATGAGCGGGCAATTGCTCTTGTGGAGGAGGGAAGTGATCAGATTAATATCGGGTCTCTCCTGCACCATATGGGGAATTGCGCCGCTGAGATGAATCAGAAGCAAAAGGCATTTGAATATTATTTGGCTGCTGCAAATAAGTTCCAAACCATCCAATTTGAAGAGTATCTGAGTAATAGCCTTGCCGAGCTAGGATATCTACTTGTGGGATGGGAGCCGCCATCGCCGTTCGACTCTCTTCTTACAGAGGAGTTAATGGCGGATGGACTTCTTGATGTAGCACGGCAGGTGGAGCGGGCGTTTTTGCCTTTATCATCTGAACTTAGCGGTCAATGTTCTCAAACTCTGCGTAAAGTATTTGGCATATTTATACTTGCGAGCTTTTCGTCGAAAAACCGTCTCCTGGCAGACTGGGCTTTTCACCTGAGAGAGGAAGTAATACTTTCGTTCGTGGAGCAAGAAGGCTGGGGTGAGCGAAGCATGGGT